Proteins encoded together in one Microcebus murinus isolate Inina chromosome 18, M.murinus_Inina_mat1.0, whole genome shotgun sequence window:
- the MINK1 gene encoding misshapen-like kinase 1 isoform X8, with the protein MGDPAPARSLDDIDLSALRDPAGIFELVEVVGNGTYGQVYKGRHVKTGQLAAIKVMDVTEDEEEEIKQEINMLKKYSHHRNIATYYGAFIKKSPPGNDDQLWLVMEFCGAGSVTDLVKNTKGNALKEDCIAYICREILRGLAHLHAHKVIHRDIKGQNVLLTENAEVKLVDFGVSAQLDRTVGRRNTFIGTPYWMAPEVIACDENPDATYDYRSDIWSLGITAIEMAEGAPPLCDMHPMRALFLIPRNPPPRLKSKKWSKKFIDFIDTCLIKTYLSRPPTEQLLKFPFIRDQPTERQVRIQLKDHIDRSRKKRGEKEETEYEYSGSEEEDDSHGEEGEPSSIMNVPGESTLRREFLRLQQENKSNSEALKQQQQQLQQQQQRDPEAHIKHLLHQRQRRIEEQKEERRRVEEQQRREREQRKLQEKEQQRRLEDMQALRREEERRQAEREQEYKRKQLEEQRQSERLQRQLQQEHAYLKSLQQQQQQQQLQKQQQQQILPGDRKPLYHYGRGINPADKPAWAREVEERTRMNKQQNSPLAKTKPSSAGPEPSIPQASPGPPGPLSQTPPMQRPVEPQEGPHKSLVAHRVPLKPYAAPVPRSQSLQDQPTRNLAAFPASHDPDPAIPTPTATPSARGAVIRQNSDPTSEGPGPSPNPPAWVRPDSEAPPKVPQRTSSIATALNTSGAGGSRPAQAVRARPRSNSAWQIYLQRRAERGTPKPPGPPAQPPGPPNASSNPDLRRSDPGWERSDSVLPASHGHLPQAGSLERNRVGASSKLDSSPVLSPGNKAKPDDHRSRPGRPADFVLLKERTLDEAPRPPKKAMDYSSSSEEVESSEEEEEEGDGEPSEGSRDTPGGRSDGDTDSVSTMVVHDVEEIPGTQPPYGGGTMVVQRTPEEERSLLHADSNGYPNLPDVVQPSHSPTENNKGQSPPSKDGGGDYQSRGLVKAPVKSSFTMFVDLGIYQPGGSGDTIPITALVGGEGTRLDQLQYDVRKGSVVNVNPTNTRAHSETPEIRKYKKRFNSEILCAALWGVNLLVGTENGLMLLDRSGQGKVYGLIGRRRFQQMDVLEGLNLLITISGKRNKLRVYYLSWLRNKILHNDPEVEKKQGWTTVGDMEGCGHYRVVKYERIKFLVIALKNSVEVYAWAPKPYHKFMAFKSFADLPHRPLLVDLTVEEGQRLKVIYGSSAGFHAVDVDSGNSYDIYIPVHIQSQITPHAIIFLPNTDGMEMLLCYEDEGVYVNTYGRIIKDVVLQWGEMPTSVAYICSNQIMGWGEKAIEIRSVETGHLDGVFMHKRAQRLKFLCERNDKVFFASVRSGGSSQVYFMTLNRNCIMNW; encoded by the exons GACCCTGCTGGGATCTTTGAGCTGGTGGAAGTGGTCGGCAATGGAACCTACGGACAGGTGTACAAG GGTCGGCATGTCAAGACTGGGCAGCTGGCTGCCATCAAGGTCATGGATGTCACAGAG GACGAGGAGGAAGAGATCAAGCAGGAGATCAACATGTTGAAAAAGTATTCTCACCACCGAAACATTGCCACCTACTATGGAGCCTTCATCAAGAAGAGCCCCCCTGGGAATGACGACCAGCTCTGG CTGGTGATGGAGTTCTGTGGTGCTGGTTCTGTGACCGACCTGGTGAAGAACACAAAGGGGAACGCCCTGAAGGAGGACTGCATTGCCTACATCTGCAGGGAGATCCTCCGG GGGCTGGCCCATCTCCATGCCCACAAGGTGATCCATCGAGACATTAAGGGGCAGAACGTGCTGCTGACAGAGAATGCCGAGGTCAAGCTAG tGGATTTTGGGGTGAGTGCTCAGCTGGACCGCACGGTGGGCAGGCGGAACACTTTCATTGGGACCCCCTACTGGATGGCCCCTGAGGTCATCGCCTGTGATGAGAACCCTGACGCCACCTACGATTACAGG AGTGACATTTGGTCTCTAGGAATCACAGCCATCGAGATGGCAGAGGGAGCCCCCC ctctgtgtGACATGCACCCCATGCGAGCCCTCTTCCTCATCCCTCGGAACCCTCCACCCAGGCTCAAGTCCAAGAAATG GTCTAAGAAGTTCATTGACTTCATCGACACGTGTCTCATCAAGACTTACCTGAGCCGCCCACCGACAGAGCAGCTGCTGAAGTTTCCCTTCATCCGAGACCAGCCCACGGAGCGGCAGGTCCGCATCCAGCTCAAGGACCACATCGACCGGTCCCGGAAGAAGCGGGGCGAGAAAG AGGAGACAGAGTATGAGTACAGCGGCAGTGAGGAGGAAGACGACAGCCACGGGGAGGAAGGAGAGCCAAG CTCCATCATGAACGTGCCGGGGGAGTCAACTCTGCGCCGGGAGTTTCTCCGGCTGCAGCAGGAGAATAAGAGCAACTCAGAGGCtttaaagcagcagcagcagcaactgcagcagcagcagcagcgagaCCCTGAGGCACACATCAAACACCTGCTGCACCAGCGGCAGCGACGCATAGAGGAGCAGAAGGAGGAGCGGCGGCGTGTGGAGGAG cAACAGCGGCGCGAGCGGGAGCAGCGGAAGCTGCAGGAGAAGGAGCAGCAGCGGCGGCTGGAGGACATGCAGGCCCTGCGGCGGGAGGAGGAGCGGCGGCAGGCGGAGCGCGAGCAG GAATACAAGCGGAAGCAGCTGGAGGAGCAGCGGCAGTCAGAACGTCTGCAGAGGCAGCTGCAGCAGGAGCATGCCTACCTCAAgtccctgcagcagcagcagcagcagcagcagcttcagaaacagcagcagcagcagatccTGCCCGGGGATAGGAAGCCCCTGTATCATTACGGTCGGGGCATTAATCCCGCCGACAAGCCAGCCTGGGCCCGAGAG GTAGAAGAGAGAACGAGGATGAACAAGCAGCAGAACTCTCCCTTGGCCAAGACCAAGCCAAGCAGCGCAGGGCCTGAGCCCTCCATCCCCCAAGCCTCCCCTGGCCCCCCAGGACCTCTTTCCCAAACTCCTCCTATGCAGAGGCCCGTGGAGCCCCAGGAGGGACCGCACAAG AGCCTGGTAGCACACCGGGTCCCACTGAAGCCATATGCAGCACCTGTACCCCGATCCCAGTCCCTGCAGGACCAGCCCACCCGAAACCTGgctgccttcccagcctcccacgACCCTGATCCTGCCATCCCCACACCCACTGCCACGCCCAGTGCCCGGGGAGCTGTCATCCGCCAGAATTCAGACCCCACCTCTGAAGGGCCTGGTCCCAGCCCGAACCCCCCAGCCTGGGTCCGGCCAGACAGTGAGGCCCCACCCAAG gTACCTCAGAGGACCTCATCTATCGCCACTGCCCTTAACACCAGTGGGGCCGGAGGGTCCCGGCCAGCCCAGGCTGTCCGGGCAAG ACCTCGCAGCAACTCCGCCTGGCAAATCTATCTGCAAAGGCGGGCAGAGCGGGGCACCCCCAAGCCTCCAGGGCCCCCTGCTCAGCCCCCTGGCCCGCCCAACGCCTCTAG TAACCCCGACCTCAGGAGGAGTGACCCTGGCTGGGAGCGCTCGGACAGTGTCCTCCCGGCCTCTCACGGGCACCTCCCCCAGGCTGGCTCGCTGGAGCGAAACCGTGTGGGAG CCTCCTCCAAACTGGACAGCTCCCCAGTGCTGTCCCCTGGGAACAAAGCCAAGCCTGATGACCACCGCTCACGGCCAGGCCGGCCCGCA GATTTCGTGTTGCTGAAAGAGCGGACCCTGGATGAGGCCCCCCGGCCTCCCAAGAAGGCCATGGACTACTCGTCGTCCAGTGAGGAAGTGGAGAGcagtgaagaggaggaggaggaaggcgaTGGCGAGCCATCAGAGGGGAGCAGAGACACCCCTGGGGGCCG CAGCGATGGCGACACAGACAGCGTTAGCACCATGGTGGTCCACGACGTCGAGGAGATCCCCGGGACCCAGCCCCCATATGGGGGCGGCACCATGGTGGTCCAGCGT ACCCCTGAAGAGGAGCGGAGCCTGCTGCACGCTGACAGCAATGGTTACCCAAACCTGCCTGACGTGGTCCAGCCCAGCCACTCGCCCACCGAGAACAACAAAGGTCAAAGCCCACCCTCAAAGGATGGAGGCGGCGAT TACCAGTCCCGTGGGCTAGTAAAGGCCCCAGTCAAGAGCTCGTTCACGATGTTTGTGGATCTAGGGATCTACCAGCCTGGAGGCAGTGGGGACACCATCCCCATCACAG CCCTAGTGGGTGGAGAGGGTACTCGGCTCGATCAGCTACAGTACGACGTGCGGAAGGGCTCTGTGGTCAATGTGAACCCCACCAACACCCGGGCCCACAGTGAAACCCCTGAGATTCGCAAGTACAAGAAGCGATTCAATTCCGAGATCCTCTGTGCAGCCCTTTGGG GGGTCAACCTGCTGGTGGGCACGGAGAACGGGCTGATGCTGCTGGACCGGAGCGGGCAGGGCAAGGTGTACGGACTCATTGGGCGACGACGCTTCCAGCAGATGGATGTGCTGGAGGGGCTCAACCTGCTCATCACCATCTCAG ggaaaagaaacaaactgCGGGTGTATTACCTGTCATGGCTTCGGAACAAGATTCTGCACAATGACCCGGAAGTGGAGAAGAAGCAGGGCTGGACCACCGTGGGGGACATGGAGGGCTGCGGGCACTACCGAGTCG TGAAATATGAGCGTATTAAGTTCCTGGTCATTGCCCTGAAGAACTCCGTGGAAGTCTACGCCTGGGCCCCCAAACCCTACCACAAATTCATGGCCTTCAAG TCCTTTGCTGACCTCCCTCACCGCCCTCTGCTGGTCGACCTGACGGTAGAGGAGGGGCAGCGGCTCAAGGTCATCTACGGCTCCAGTGCTGGCTTTCACGCAGTGGACGTTGACTCGGGGAACAGCTATGACATCTACATCCCTGTGCAT ATCCAGAGCCAGATCACGCCCCATGCCATCATCTTCCTCCCCAACACCGACGGCATGGAGATGCTGCTGTGCTACGAGGACGAGGGCGTCTACGTCAACACGTACGGGCGGATCATCAAAGACGTGGTGCTGCAGTGGGGAGAGATGCCCACCTCTGTGG CCTACATCTGCTCCAACCAGATAATGGGCTGGGGTGAGAAAGCCATTGAGATCCGCTCTGTGGAGACAGGCCACCTGGACGGGGTCTTCATGCACAAACGAGCCCAGAGACTCAAGTTCCTGTGTGAGCGGAATGACAAG GTGTTTTTTGCCTCGGTCCGCTCTGGGGGCAGCAGCCAAGTTTACTTCATGACTCTGAACCGTAACTGCATCATGAACTGGTGa
- the MINK1 gene encoding misshapen-like kinase 1 isoform X5, with product MGDPAPARSLDDIDLSALRDPAGIFELVEVVGNGTYGQVYKGRHVKTGQLAAIKVMDVTEDEEEEIKQEINMLKKYSHHRNIATYYGAFIKKSPPGNDDQLWLVMEFCGAGSVTDLVKNTKGNALKEDCIAYICREILRGLAHLHAHKVIHRDIKGQNVLLTENAEVKLVDFGVSAQLDRTVGRRNTFIGTPYWMAPEVIACDENPDATYDYRSDIWSLGITAIEMAEGAPPLCDMHPMRALFLIPRNPPPRLKSKKWSKKFIDFIDTCLIKTYLSRPPTEQLLKFPFIRDQPTERQVRIQLKDHIDRSRKKRGEKEETEYEYSGSEEEDDSHGEEGEPSSIMNVPGESTLRREFLRLQQENKSNSEALKQQQQQLQQQQQRDPEAHIKHLLHQRQRRIEEQKEERRRVEEQQRREREQRKLQEKEQQRRLEDMQALRREEERRQAEREQEYKRKQLEEQRQSERLQRQLQQEHAYLKSLQQQQQQQQLQKQQQQQILPGDRKPLYHYGRGINPADKPAWAREVEERTRMNKQQNSPLAKTKPSSAGPEPSIPQASPGPPGPLSQTPPMQRPVEPQEGPHKSLVAHRVPLKPYAAPVPRSQSLQDQPTRNLAAFPASHDPDPAIPTPTATPSARGAVIRQNSDPTSEGPGPSPNPPAWVRPDSEAPPKVPQRTSSIATALNTSGAGGSRPAQAVRARPRSNSAWQIYLQRRAERGTPKPPGPPAQPPGPPNASSNPDLRRSDPGWERSDSVLPASHGHLPQAGSLERNRVGASSKLDSSPVLSPGNKAKPDDHRSRPGRPASYKRAIGEDFVLLKERTLDEAPRPPKKAMDYSSSSEEVESSEEEEEEGDGEPSEGSRDTPGGRSDGDTDSVSTMVVHDVEEIPGTQPPYGGGTMVVQRTPEEERSLLHADSNGYPNLPDVVQPSHSPTENNKGQSPPSKDGGGDYQSRGLVKAPVKSSFTMFVDLGIYQPGGSGDTIPITALVGGEGTRLDQLQYDVRKGSVVNVNPTNTRAHSETPEIRKYKKRFNSEILCAALWGVNLLVGTENGLMLLDRSGQGKVYGLIGRRRFQQMDVLEGLNLLITISGKRNKLRVYYLSWLRNKILHNDPEVEKKQGWTTVGDMEGCGHYRVVKYERIKFLVIALKNSVEVYAWAPKPYHKFMAFKSFADLPHRPLLVDLTVEEGQRLKVIYGSSAGFHAVDVDSGNSYDIYIPVHIQSQITPHAIIFLPNTDGMEMLLCYEDEGVYVNTYGRIIKDVVLQWGEMPTSVAYICSNQIMGWGEKAIEIRSVETGHLDGVFMHKRAQRLKFLCERNDKVFFASVRSGGSSQVYFMTLNRNCIMNW from the exons GACCCTGCTGGGATCTTTGAGCTGGTGGAAGTGGTCGGCAATGGAACCTACGGACAGGTGTACAAG GGTCGGCATGTCAAGACTGGGCAGCTGGCTGCCATCAAGGTCATGGATGTCACAGAG GACGAGGAGGAAGAGATCAAGCAGGAGATCAACATGTTGAAAAAGTATTCTCACCACCGAAACATTGCCACCTACTATGGAGCCTTCATCAAGAAGAGCCCCCCTGGGAATGACGACCAGCTCTGG CTGGTGATGGAGTTCTGTGGTGCTGGTTCTGTGACCGACCTGGTGAAGAACACAAAGGGGAACGCCCTGAAGGAGGACTGCATTGCCTACATCTGCAGGGAGATCCTCCGG GGGCTGGCCCATCTCCATGCCCACAAGGTGATCCATCGAGACATTAAGGGGCAGAACGTGCTGCTGACAGAGAATGCCGAGGTCAAGCTAG tGGATTTTGGGGTGAGTGCTCAGCTGGACCGCACGGTGGGCAGGCGGAACACTTTCATTGGGACCCCCTACTGGATGGCCCCTGAGGTCATCGCCTGTGATGAGAACCCTGACGCCACCTACGATTACAGG AGTGACATTTGGTCTCTAGGAATCACAGCCATCGAGATGGCAGAGGGAGCCCCCC ctctgtgtGACATGCACCCCATGCGAGCCCTCTTCCTCATCCCTCGGAACCCTCCACCCAGGCTCAAGTCCAAGAAATG GTCTAAGAAGTTCATTGACTTCATCGACACGTGTCTCATCAAGACTTACCTGAGCCGCCCACCGACAGAGCAGCTGCTGAAGTTTCCCTTCATCCGAGACCAGCCCACGGAGCGGCAGGTCCGCATCCAGCTCAAGGACCACATCGACCGGTCCCGGAAGAAGCGGGGCGAGAAAG AGGAGACAGAGTATGAGTACAGCGGCAGTGAGGAGGAAGACGACAGCCACGGGGAGGAAGGAGAGCCAAG CTCCATCATGAACGTGCCGGGGGAGTCAACTCTGCGCCGGGAGTTTCTCCGGCTGCAGCAGGAGAATAAGAGCAACTCAGAGGCtttaaagcagcagcagcagcaactgcagcagcagcagcagcgagaCCCTGAGGCACACATCAAACACCTGCTGCACCAGCGGCAGCGACGCATAGAGGAGCAGAAGGAGGAGCGGCGGCGTGTGGAGGAG cAACAGCGGCGCGAGCGGGAGCAGCGGAAGCTGCAGGAGAAGGAGCAGCAGCGGCGGCTGGAGGACATGCAGGCCCTGCGGCGGGAGGAGGAGCGGCGGCAGGCGGAGCGCGAGCAG GAATACAAGCGGAAGCAGCTGGAGGAGCAGCGGCAGTCAGAACGTCTGCAGAGGCAGCTGCAGCAGGAGCATGCCTACCTCAAgtccctgcagcagcagcagcagcagcagcagcttcagaaacagcagcagcagcagatccTGCCCGGGGATAGGAAGCCCCTGTATCATTACGGTCGGGGCATTAATCCCGCCGACAAGCCAGCCTGGGCCCGAGAG GTAGAAGAGAGAACGAGGATGAACAAGCAGCAGAACTCTCCCTTGGCCAAGACCAAGCCAAGCAGCGCAGGGCCTGAGCCCTCCATCCCCCAAGCCTCCCCTGGCCCCCCAGGACCTCTTTCCCAAACTCCTCCTATGCAGAGGCCCGTGGAGCCCCAGGAGGGACCGCACAAG AGCCTGGTAGCACACCGGGTCCCACTGAAGCCATATGCAGCACCTGTACCCCGATCCCAGTCCCTGCAGGACCAGCCCACCCGAAACCTGgctgccttcccagcctcccacgACCCTGATCCTGCCATCCCCACACCCACTGCCACGCCCAGTGCCCGGGGAGCTGTCATCCGCCAGAATTCAGACCCCACCTCTGAAGGGCCTGGTCCCAGCCCGAACCCCCCAGCCTGGGTCCGGCCAGACAGTGAGGCCCCACCCAAG gTACCTCAGAGGACCTCATCTATCGCCACTGCCCTTAACACCAGTGGGGCCGGAGGGTCCCGGCCAGCCCAGGCTGTCCGGGCAAG ACCTCGCAGCAACTCCGCCTGGCAAATCTATCTGCAAAGGCGGGCAGAGCGGGGCACCCCCAAGCCTCCAGGGCCCCCTGCTCAGCCCCCTGGCCCGCCCAACGCCTCTAG TAACCCCGACCTCAGGAGGAGTGACCCTGGCTGGGAGCGCTCGGACAGTGTCCTCCCGGCCTCTCACGGGCACCTCCCCCAGGCTGGCTCGCTGGAGCGAAACCGTGTGGGAG CCTCCTCCAAACTGGACAGCTCCCCAGTGCTGTCCCCTGGGAACAAAGCCAAGCCTGATGACCACCGCTCACGGCCAGGCCGGCCCGCA AGCTATAAGCGAGCGATCGGTGAG GATTTCGTGTTGCTGAAAGAGCGGACCCTGGATGAGGCCCCCCGGCCTCCCAAGAAGGCCATGGACTACTCGTCGTCCAGTGAGGAAGTGGAGAGcagtgaagaggaggaggaggaaggcgaTGGCGAGCCATCAGAGGGGAGCAGAGACACCCCTGGGGGCCG CAGCGATGGCGACACAGACAGCGTTAGCACCATGGTGGTCCACGACGTCGAGGAGATCCCCGGGACCCAGCCCCCATATGGGGGCGGCACCATGGTGGTCCAGCGT ACCCCTGAAGAGGAGCGGAGCCTGCTGCACGCTGACAGCAATGGTTACCCAAACCTGCCTGACGTGGTCCAGCCCAGCCACTCGCCCACCGAGAACAACAAAGGTCAAAGCCCACCCTCAAAGGATGGAGGCGGCGAT TACCAGTCCCGTGGGCTAGTAAAGGCCCCAGTCAAGAGCTCGTTCACGATGTTTGTGGATCTAGGGATCTACCAGCCTGGAGGCAGTGGGGACACCATCCCCATCACAG CCCTAGTGGGTGGAGAGGGTACTCGGCTCGATCAGCTACAGTACGACGTGCGGAAGGGCTCTGTGGTCAATGTGAACCCCACCAACACCCGGGCCCACAGTGAAACCCCTGAGATTCGCAAGTACAAGAAGCGATTCAATTCCGAGATCCTCTGTGCAGCCCTTTGGG GGGTCAACCTGCTGGTGGGCACGGAGAACGGGCTGATGCTGCTGGACCGGAGCGGGCAGGGCAAGGTGTACGGACTCATTGGGCGACGACGCTTCCAGCAGATGGATGTGCTGGAGGGGCTCAACCTGCTCATCACCATCTCAG ggaaaagaaacaaactgCGGGTGTATTACCTGTCATGGCTTCGGAACAAGATTCTGCACAATGACCCGGAAGTGGAGAAGAAGCAGGGCTGGACCACCGTGGGGGACATGGAGGGCTGCGGGCACTACCGAGTCG TGAAATATGAGCGTATTAAGTTCCTGGTCATTGCCCTGAAGAACTCCGTGGAAGTCTACGCCTGGGCCCCCAAACCCTACCACAAATTCATGGCCTTCAAG TCCTTTGCTGACCTCCCTCACCGCCCTCTGCTGGTCGACCTGACGGTAGAGGAGGGGCAGCGGCTCAAGGTCATCTACGGCTCCAGTGCTGGCTTTCACGCAGTGGACGTTGACTCGGGGAACAGCTATGACATCTACATCCCTGTGCAT ATCCAGAGCCAGATCACGCCCCATGCCATCATCTTCCTCCCCAACACCGACGGCATGGAGATGCTGCTGTGCTACGAGGACGAGGGCGTCTACGTCAACACGTACGGGCGGATCATCAAAGACGTGGTGCTGCAGTGGGGAGAGATGCCCACCTCTGTGG CCTACATCTGCTCCAACCAGATAATGGGCTGGGGTGAGAAAGCCATTGAGATCCGCTCTGTGGAGACAGGCCACCTGGACGGGGTCTTCATGCACAAACGAGCCCAGAGACTCAAGTTCCTGTGTGAGCGGAATGACAAG GTGTTTTTTGCCTCGGTCCGCTCTGGGGGCAGCAGCCAAGTTTACTTCATGACTCTGAACCGTAACTGCATCATGAACTGGTGa